In Chitinophaga oryzae, the sequence TGATGGCGGCTCCTCCGCAAAATAGTAAACGTACTGACCCACTATAATAACGGCCTCCCTCAGACGGGGGAGGCCTTTTTTTTATTATTGGTTTTATAGAGTGTGTGCGTAGGTGATCACCTCTTTCACCGGTTCGAAACCCAGCCGGGTATATATCGGCAGACCCGCTTTGGAAGCATGCAGTACGCAATACCGCTTACCATCCGCCACACATTCCTGCAGCAGCCGCGTGGTCATGGCCGCCGCCAGCCCCTTTCCCCTGAAATCCGGCAGCGTACCGATAAAATGCA encodes:
- a CDS encoding GNAT family N-acetyltransferase, which translates into the protein MARLLGQENKIKVFIGTVDGRAACCGLIFYDEAGNAGLHFIGTLPDFRGKGLAAAMTTRLLQECVADGKRYCVLHASKAGLPIYTRLGFEPVKEVITYAHTL